Proteins co-encoded in one Cataglyphis hispanica isolate Lineage 1 chromosome 4, ULB_Chis1_1.0, whole genome shotgun sequence genomic window:
- the LOC126849315 gene encoding ionotropic receptor 75a-like codes for MHLSSIFFSQAFIIFAYAQTSIIIRDYFVYKKVTRVVGFSCGDVEDDFLTMKLLTDAGMSTAIKPAGFQINVLKYLDTTRTLGVFLDIRCPNQNVSGIFDEASAYRMFDYSYNWLILGNNLNRSLQSLNDSVFSIVTDFVILLPNSDSGYILYDVYNHCKMRGGILNVTQLGTWQKNSGLAITLTDSKINRRRNYHGLRIKSTGIVQHRPANMRLVDYLEGEGLEIMDNWPKFGYSLLSHVSDMFNFTMDLIEINHWDKNDTNGPVMSMLKSDGADLGYFPSILTLERYGYARVILQQWPTRSCFMFRTIPAMKMKPWIILKPFAADTWCMIVVIVVITILILSFILKLEHANDYGYSISALITIAALCQQGFPSLTDQSASRIALIQITVFGLLVYNYYSAAIVSARLNEPLQKMNDSLYSLAHSKMQFAAEKNIFFDFLLRNQRPDVQYFRHIWNAIPESKRFIAIEDGVERIKKGGFAFHADPDDIYPSIEQAFDKQMICQLTEVHLLQPSELGLWSNLKSHFHEISKIALLRISTSGLRRREIHRRSARRPYCPSDELFVSSVTIYEVAPILFLLLFGMIISLIIFGIEQFVFYTMHSKRALDIKIEKHKKNNTKAKTSSKDKSTLIFPKIKQSLFHKILMMQR; via the exons ATGCATCTGTCGagcatttttttctcgcaagcatttattattttcgcgtACGCACAAACAAGTATCATCATTCGGGATTATTTTGTCTACAAAAAAGTAACAAGAGTAGTAGGATTCTCTTGCGGAGATGTGGAAG ACGATTTTCTTACGATGAAGTTGTTAACTGATGCTGGGATGTCTACAGCGATTAAACCGGCTGGATTCCAAATCAATGTTCTGAAATATCTTGACACTACACGCACCTTAGGTGTGTTTCTAGACATACGATGTCCAAATCAGAACGTCAGCGGCATTTTTGACGAA gCCTCGGCTTATCGCATGTTTGATTATTCATATAACTGGCTGATTCTGGGGAACAACTTGAATCGGAGTTTACAGAGCTTGAACGATAGCGTCTTTAGCATTGTTACGGATTTCGTGATCTTATTACCGAATTCTGATTCTGGTTATATTTTGTACGACGTGTATAATCATTGCAAAATGCGCGGCGGAATACTTAATGTCACGCAGCTCGGTACTTGGCAAAAGAACAGCGGACTCGCGATCACTTTAACTGATTCAAAGATTAATAGGCGACGAAATTATCATGGATTACGTATCAAATCGACCGGAATC gTACAGCATAGACCGGCAAACATGAGGCTGGTGGATTACTTGGAGGGCGAAGGTCTCGAGATCATGGATAACTGGCCGAAATTCGGATACAGTCTCCTCTCGCATGTCTCCGATATGTTTAACTTCAC CATGGATCTCATCGAGATCAATCATTGGGATAAGAACGACACCAATGGTCCCGTAATGAGCATGCTGAAGAGCGACGGAGCCGATTTGGGTTACTTTCCGTCCATCCTGACACTTGAGAGATATGGATATGCGCGTGTCATCTTACAACAATGGCCCACGCG ttCTTGCTTCATGTTTCGTACTATACCAGCGATGAAGATGAAACCTTGGATAATATTGAAGCCATTCGCAGCGGATACGTGGTGCATGATTGTTGTAATTGTAGTGATTACCATTCTCATCCTGTCCTTTATATTGAAGCTGGAGCACGCTAATGACTATGGCTACAGCATCTCAGCGTTGATTACTATCGCCGCATTATGTCAACAAG GTTTTCCTTCTCTCACCGATCAGTCGGCCAGTCGAATTGCCTTGATTCAGATTACAGTCTTCGGTTTATtagtgtataattattattcggcGGCGATAGTGTCTGCTAGATTAAACGAGCCTCTCCAGAAGATGAACGACTCTCTTTATTCGCTGGCGCACagcaagatgcaatttgcggccgagaaaaatattttcttcgacTTTCTGTTACGG AATCAAAGACCGGACGTACAATACTTCAGGCACATTTGGAATGCTATACCAGAATCAAAGAGATTTATCGCGATTGAGGATGGCGtcgagagaataaaaaaaggaggCTTCGCTTTCCATGCAGATCCAGACGACATTTATCCGTCCATTGAACAAGCGTTCGACAAGCAAATGATTTGTCAGCTCACGGAAGTTCATCTATTACAGCCCTCCGAGTTGGGCCTGTGGTCCAATCTTAAAAGTCACTTTCACGAAATCAGCAAAATAGC ATTATTAAGGATATCCACCTCAGGACTTCGACGACGAGAGATACACCGCCGATCGGCTAGAAGACCTTATTGTCCAAGCGATGAACTCTTCGTCTCCAGTGTGACTATCTATGAAGTGGCGCCAATTTTGTTTCTTCTGCTTTTCGGAATGATAATTTCATTGATTATATTTGGGATCGAACAATTTGTCTTTTATACAATGCATTCGAAACGAGCACTTgacattaaaatagaaaaacataaaaaaaacaacaccAAGGCTAAAACCTCATCTAAGGATAAGAGCACTctgatttttccaaaaatcaaACAATCTCTTTTTCACAAGATTCTAATGATGCAGCGATAA